From Cucumis melo cultivar AY chromosome 3, USDA_Cmelo_AY_1.0, whole genome shotgun sequence:
TCCCACAATTATgtttcatttcaaaattttactaGATTGAACTTGAAGCAGCCACTATAGGTTgtagttgttgttgttgttgttgttttgtgtgtgtgtgtgtttttttttgtttttttttttatgatgctAACTTGGAATATGATTGTGGCTTTCACAGCGATGTTAATATACCAATATCACTTCACCTAAAAATGGCTGGTATTATAGAATAGTACCATTCTCTAACCTTGATTGTGTCAGGGAGATTTTTTTTCCTGCCATCGTATATTGATGATAGTTCTTTCTTCTGTGTGGTTTTGATTTTGAACTAGAATATCATTGATTTCTTTGCTGTCAAATGATGTGGAATCCCTCCTTTATTCTTTTTGCTGGCAGTGAAATGAACTTCTGTGGCAATCGAACTCTTCTTCTCAAGTTGAATACTGTAAAAGAGGTCCGTTGTGTTGCTCCTGTTGCTTGTATTTGAAAGAAACAGAAAAGTTTCATGGATTTTTTGTGGTTTCCCATGTTACTGTAGTTCAGGAAACTCATCCTATAATGAATTCTGAAAGTCCTTGATTTGGATCTCAAAAATAGCTACTATGATTGGGAGGAAGAACACTGGACAGGCTTCCCCACTATTTCTGGTCCTCCTGGCTCTTACCTTCTGCTTTGTAACTTATAATTTGGTGACGGCTATTATTCAGTATGGATCTGTGGGAAGGGAAGTTGGACATGACTCATATAATCATTTATCTACTGATCCCATCATTGAAATGCCGGAGAAGGtgaaaagaaagaagacaaaGTCACCTTTCCATGTTGCTTTGACAGCGACTGACGCTCCTTACAGCAAATGGCAGTGTCGAATTATGTATTACTGGTACAAGAAGATAAAAAATTTGCCTCAATCTGAGATGGGAGGGTTCACTCGTATTTTACATTCGGGAAAACCAGATAACTTAATGGATGAGATTCCTACTATGGTGGTGGATCCTCTTCCTGCTGGTATGGACCGGGTGAGATTTCTTTGCACATCCTTCTTTGTCTTCATTTAACTCGGTTATTGTTACTTTGGACGTCCTCATTGTTCCTTTCTCATATGTCTTGTTTTCAAATGTGTAGGATTCCTTTTCGTATTTCATTAAACTATATATTCTGTTCTCAGGGCTACATTGTCTTGAACAGACCGTGGGCATTTGTGCAGTGGCTGGAAAAGGCAACAATAGAGGAAGAGTGAGAATTTTATGTAAAATCATTGAAGTATAGAACTCCTCATAGCTATTAGTATTTGAATTCTTATGTATCtaattctttttgttttttttttgttgtagaTATATACTAATGGCAGAACCAGATCATATATTTGTTAATCCGCTTCCTAATTTATCTGATGGAGGTTATCCAGCTGCCTTTCCATTTTTCTACATCAAACCAGatcaaaatcaaaaaattctGAGAAAGTTTTTCCCCGAGGAATATGGCCCCGTAAATAATATTGATCCAATTGGCAACTCCCCTGTAATTATTAGGAAGGTGATTTCTCTCAAAATTAAGACCTGGATTAAGATTATTATTGCGGGCAGGCATAACGACATTTTCCTGCATAACGCAAAATGGATGTGGCAATTTATGGCGCTTACtcttttattaagaaatctTAGTATACTAAGTTTGCGATCTCATTATGACTATTTTTAACATGTCATTTTTTATTCTCTTATAATTTTTGGCAAAATCTTTTCCTTGTCATTTCTGTATTCATCAATAAAAGGCTATTTTCTTTTTACGTCGACGTTTATTGTTCGATATGCTAACTGGGTTCTGTTTAT
This genomic window contains:
- the LOC103488442 gene encoding hydroxyproline O-arabinosyltransferase RDN2-like, whose product is MIGRKNTGQASPLFLVLLALTFCFVTYNLVTAIIQYGSVGREVGHDSYNHLSTDPIIEMPEKVKRKKTKSPFHVALTATDAPYSKWQCRIMYYWYKKIKNLPQSEMGGFTRILHSGKPDNLMDEIPTMVVDPLPAGMDRGYIVLNRPWAFVQWLEKATIEEEYILMAEPDHIFVNPLPNLSDGGYPAAFPFFYIKPDQNQKILRKFFPEEYGPVNNIDPIGNSPVIIRKDLIEKIAPTWMNISLKMKEDPEADKVFGWVLEMYAYAVASALHGVQHVLRKDFMLQPPWDLAIGRKFIIHYTYGCDYNLKGELTYGKIGEWRFDKRSHLRGPPPKNIPLPPPGVPESVVTLVKMVNEATANLPNWEAT